The following DNA comes from Cellulophaga sp. HaHa_2_95.
ATTTGGTATCTAATACCTTCAGTGAGCCATGCCCATATACCAGGAGGGTTTATTAAGATGATTATTTTTGGAGGAATTGCTTTAGTTCTACTTACCATAACAAGCTTTTTTTATTTTATCAAAAAACCTTCTGGAATCTTATGGAAAATCTCTTTTGCAATTTCTTTAGTAATGTTTCTATTAGCTTGGTTTTATGACACTTAAAAAAGATATGAAAATGCTTTCGGAGATTAAAAAACAACCTCTGAAACAGCAGTATTAGTAACTTAGTGATTTTAGATCTTTTAGCAGTGGGGTAAAATTAAAAAAGTTAAGGATCGAAGATATACTTATGAACCTAGCAAACTTCAATTAAGATTATAAGTGGTTAAATAATAATAAACACTATATGCTGTTTTCTATGGTAGAAGTGCAATTAATAGGATTATATTTTCACCAAAGAAAGTAAGTGGAACAATAGATGAAAAATACCTGCCAAACCATAATAGATGCCTACTAGATAAAAACATACACAAATGAAAGAACGTACAATGAATGACCGATTTACCATCTGGAGATTTAAAGATGTTGAAAATGCCTATGTTCCTAAAAAGCTATTGAATATGGAACACATGCTTCGGCTACTGATGGGTGTTTCTCTTGCGGATGATATGCCAAGTAATCTTCAGTTTACTGCTGACCCTGATTACCCAAATGATACACTTATGTTAGATAGTTTTGGTAATACTCAAAGTGTTATTCCCATATCAGCAAAACTGAAAGTCTTCCTTGAAACTAAAAATATAGCCAATTTGGAATTTATACCTGTAGCTATGTTAGACCATAAAGGAAAAGTGATGGCACAGTATTTCTTATTACATTCCACGGAGCTTATTGATGCCATAAATAAAGAAAAGACAGAATTGGAAGTTGATGATTTGAATACCGAAATGTATGATACCGTTGAAAACCTAAGCTTGCTAGATGAATGTGTCCCGTCTGCTATTCAAATCTTTAAAGTAAAAGGATTATACGATGTTACATGTATAAGTAAAGCATTAGCTGAAGAGATTGACGATCAAGGATTTACAGGCATTGCTTGGAAAGAGATCGCTACCTATAGTTGTTAGTTACTAATTATTAAAAAACGCATCGGACCTAATTACACACTATGGTTTAAGTGCACCAGAAGAAGATGGTATAAAATGTTTATTTTTAGCACTAAGATTTATTTTAATACTACAAATCAAAAAGATGAAAAAACCAGGTTGCACCTTAATTTTAGGAGTATTCGTTCTAATTGTAGTTGGAGTTCTATGTATCGCCACAATTATATAACGATTGAAATCTGACCTTGAAAACAGTAGGACTTGAAAAGCAACAAAAGAAATAATAAATCACCTAAAAAATGAGTATGAATCGATTCCTATTAAAATAGAAATTGATATAATCTTTAGGCTATGGCATATTTTTTAAAAAAATAGTACTGTTCCAATTATGAAACAACTATTCAAGAAAACCATCTGGCTCCTACTCTATTTAGCATTCAATAGTATGCTATTCTTTATTGAACTCTTTTTTTTATTTAAAAAGAATAATTCCAATTATAGTAATCCGAGTGGGTCTAACTCTGTGGATGATTTCTTAGCACTTTCTAGCGCCTCTTTTAATTTCCTAGGAGAATTGGCAATAGTTGGATTTTCTTTTCTGGCTATAGGTATCACACTCATCGCCTTTCTACTCTTTATTCCGCTATAAATCTATTTTATCAAACCAAAATATAGCGACAACAACCATAAATTCTTGTATAGTTTATTAGCCTCTTTCGCTATGGTATTGCTACTGAAATTACTTATGTATGTTTGGATGATTATTGATCTAAACTATTCACAATAGCATTAATGAAATAACGTTACCACAGACTCAAATGCAAGTAAAACTACTATATTTGGGTACGTATCTATATAACGCATAAAATAAGTACCACAACCTTTAATAGAGCAGCTTTTTGTGTTCTACATAAAAGACAGCTTAAGAGTACCTTTTAAAAGTAATAGAGCTCTTGTTCATAACTTTGAAACGTACTTAAATACACAGTTCACATGAATAAAAAAATAGGCTTGAAAGCAGCTATTTCTATTGGAATTGGAGGAATGGTAGGAGGTGGAATTTTTGCCGTACTCGGCCTTGCAGTCTCCCTCGCTAAAGGAGGCACACCAATAGCATTTTTATTTGCAGGTATATTAGCTTTGCTGACATCGTACAGTTATGTTAAACTATCAAAAAAGTATCCTGATAGAGGTGGCACGGTTAAATTTATCAACCAAGGTTTCGGAAAAACAATCTTTAGCGGCGGTATTAATAACCTGTTATGGATCAGCTATATTATTATGCTTTCACTCTACGCTTCTGCATTTGGATCTTATGCGCCAAATTTATTGGAATTAACGCATAGCAAAACAATGGATTCCCATATTTATGCAAGTGCAATAATCATTGTAGCGACAGCCATTAATTACTATAGTATCGCGGTCGTAGGCAAAATAGAGTCTTATGCGGTGATCATCAAATTAGTAATCCTAATTTCCTTTATTTTTATTGGTGCGTACGGTTTAATTGGCAACCCAAATATTGCGCAATTAGCAATTACCCAATGGGAGGCCCCCATTAAATTATTTGCTGGCGGAATGGTCATTTTTGTAGCTTATGAAGGCTTTGAACTTATTGCAAATGCCGCTCCTGATATAATTAATCCTGAAAAAAATATACCCAAAGCCTATTACTATTCCGTAATCTTCGTGATTGTCTTGTATATCATTATAGCTTTTGTAACTATAGGCTCGCTGCCATTTTCAAAAATTGCAACAGCGCAAGATTATGTTTTGGCAGAAGCCGCTAAACCCATGATGGGGAACATTGGCTTTTCTATCATTACAGTGGCTGCATTAATTTCAACATTTTCTGCGATCAATGCATCACTTTACGGAGGAAGCAAGGTCAATTATGAAATAGCAGAGGATGATGAATTACCACATCACTTTTTAGCAAAGCTTTGGAACCAACCCATTGGTTTAATGATTACCGCGGTTGCCACTTTAATTCTAGTAAATGTTCTTCAACTAGAAAGTATCTCTACTGCTGGTAGCGTTGGCTTTTTACTCATTTTCGGGGTAGTTAATCTTGTCGGATATCGATTATCTAAAGAAACAGCCGGTACTAAGTTTATTCCATTGGTAGGGTTTGTTTTATGTATGGTGGCAACCATCATTTTAATACACCAACAATATACCTCAAATACTATGGGAGTGATTATTTCCATAGCCCTAATTTTGTTTTGTTTTGTTATGGAATGGATTTATAAAAAATCAGAAATGAAATAGGTCAGCTACTATTTAACTTATGTAATAAGATTCTACATAACCAGAAAAAATAAGAAACCAATGCTGTAACAATTTATAGAAACACACGACTAACATTTAAAATTACCATCAGATGAAAAAAACAGCTAAGAGAAAAGCATTAATTCTTATACCTATTGCCATGTTTATTATTGCTGCTTCTCAAATATTCTCACAATTTGTGGCCTTAACCGATATCACTAAAGGTTTAAGTATAGGTATTGGTATAGGACTATTATTAACGGCACTAATCTTTAGAAATTTTAAGGCTGCCTAACCATACTGTTACAAAAAATTAGCTTTCAAAAAACGTTTGTCATAATCTATAAAACTACCTAGGTTTTTATAGGGTGACTTCCATTATACATTTTTAAATTGTTAGCCTTACGGAAGCGCTGAAAATTATAGCGAACACAGAAAACCAAAGCTATCTATATTTTATGACTCCTCATAGTTACTTAAAATGAGGAATGAATAGTCCATTCCTTTTTTATTCACTAAATTAGGTGATTAAGCACACTGAAAACCACAAACGAGTCCTGCTGTGTACCAATGATATTCATCAAAATAACAACTCAATGAACACTAAAAATAAAACAACAATATTTACTTTTTTAGCTCTAAGTATATTCCTAATACTAACTAGTTGTTTAGATACGAATAAAAAAACAACTACTGTAACGGTAGACAGTATAAGCGAAAAAGAAGTTCAAAAAACCGTTTATGCAAGTGACGTTATTCCGTTTTTTGACCATTGGAAATTAATTTTAGGTGATGGTTCTAATGCAGGGTTTGCTACTAATTTTGAAAACAAAAATTTCTTTTATACTACCAATGATGGTGAGAGCAATTGGGTAGTTTACAAAGCACCAAATGCAGGCGATACACATGGAACTTCAAACAATACAAGAACCGAATTGGCTCAAGCAAAAAAATGGTATCCAAAAACTGCAAATGATAAACTGACAGCAACGCTTAAAGTCATGAACGTTTCTGCCACTGGTGACGCGAGAGTTGCAGCTTCTCATGCGGTAGTGGTGGGTCAAATTCATAGCGCTGATGGCCATGAGAATGAACCTCTAAAAATATTTTACAAGAAATTCCCTGGACATACCAAAGGTTCTGTTTTTTGGCATTATGAAATCAATACTGCCGGAGATGACAATTCTGGAAGATGGGATTACTCTACCGCCGTTTGGGGTAATGATTTTTCTGTACTGGGTCCCGAAGAAAACACCTATCCTGAAGAACCAAAAGGAGGAATTGCTTTAGGAGAAGAATTTAGCTATGAGATAGAAGTTAAGGATGGTATTATGAACTTAAAATTTACAAGTGAAGGACATGAGACTAAAACATATTCCAAAAACTTAATCGAATCAGAATACACAACAACAGCAGCCATTCCTGAGCAAACTCAAAAATTGTTTGTGCCAATTGGTCAAGACGGAGTGGAGCGTAAAAATGGATATACCGGGGAAGGGTTATTTTTTAAACTAGGAACTTACAATCAAACGAATGGAAAATCTCCTGACGTTAATAAAAATTGGTGTTCTGGTGCTGAAACTCATGGTGGTGATATTCAAAAACAATATGAAGATGGAAATTATGCGGAAGTTTGGTTTAAAACGGCAGAGATCTCTGTAAGTGATCAAGCTGTATCTAATGAAGGTTATTTTGCTAAAAATGATTAATTTACATGGGTAAGTAGTATATAAGTTTCTATATAATCTTAGAAATTAATGCTTTATTAAAGCTAGATTTAGAAACAACCTCTCCTCTACTTCTAGCAATGGCCTCTTTTTATTTCTATAGAAATAGCCTACCTTATTTTAGATAAAGCGCACCTCTGTAAATAGCAAAAGTTCTGATCACTCCAATATGGAAGCGCTACCCCATGGTCTAAGCGCAAAAAAAAATATCTCCGTAAGATATTACAAACTAAACTATAAAAATCTTATGATCTGATTTGAAATAGGAACTATTTGCTTTTAAAATAAAGAAAGTGCAACCCATAGCACTCCACACGTAACTAACAATATTTATTCCCGCTTTGTTCTTATTTTTAAAGCCTTGCGCTTCACTTCCAAGCTATTTGGATATTATTTTTTAAATTAGTACCACAATCACTAAAGTATTGTGCTTAACACCTTTCTTTTACTCAGAATACTCTATGAAAATCATCTTTTATACATTTCTATTTAGTTTGTTTCAATTGAATTGTATTGCTCAGAAAAATAAAAACAACACACATAAAAGTAAGGCATCACAAAAGATTGAGTGTACTGATAATGATTGTAGCGGAACATACGCAGGGCCTGAATTTATAGACCAACAAGACATTGCACATCAATTTTCTAATGCAATGAGTGCCGCCGTAGGTGATCAATTAAAGGAACTTTATTCCAAAAAAAAATATAAAAAAGTATCCTTTTCTGCTAT
Coding sequences within:
- a CDS encoding imm11 family protein; this encodes MKERTMNDRFTIWRFKDVENAYVPKKLLNMEHMLRLLMGVSLADDMPSNLQFTADPDYPNDTLMLDSFGNTQSVIPISAKLKVFLETKNIANLEFIPVAMLDHKGKVMAQYFLLHSTELIDAINKEKTELEVDDLNTEMYDTVENLSLLDECVPSAIQIFKVKGLYDVTCISKALAEEIDDQGFTGIAWKEIATYSC
- a CDS encoding APC family permease, with the translated sequence MNKKIGLKAAISIGIGGMVGGGIFAVLGLAVSLAKGGTPIAFLFAGILALLTSYSYVKLSKKYPDRGGTVKFINQGFGKTIFSGGINNLLWISYIIMLSLYASAFGSYAPNLLELTHSKTMDSHIYASAIIIVATAINYYSIAVVGKIESYAVIIKLVILISFIFIGAYGLIGNPNIAQLAITQWEAPIKLFAGGMVIFVAYEGFELIANAAPDIINPEKNIPKAYYYSVIFVIVLYIIIAFVTIGSLPFSKIATAQDYVLAEAAKPMMGNIGFSIITVAALISTFSAINASLYGGSKVNYEIAEDDELPHHFLAKLWNQPIGLMITAVATLILVNVLQLESISTAGSVGFLLIFGVVNLVGYRLSKETAGTKFIPLVGFVLCMVATIILIHQQYTSNTMGVIISIALILFCFVMEWIYKKSEMK
- a CDS encoding polysaccharide lyase family 7 protein — protein: MNTKNKTTIFTFLALSIFLILTSCLDTNKKTTTVTVDSISEKEVQKTVYASDVIPFFDHWKLILGDGSNAGFATNFENKNFFYTTNDGESNWVVYKAPNAGDTHGTSNNTRTELAQAKKWYPKTANDKLTATLKVMNVSATGDARVAASHAVVVGQIHSADGHENEPLKIFYKKFPGHTKGSVFWHYEINTAGDDNSGRWDYSTAVWGNDFSVLGPEENTYPEEPKGGIALGEEFSYEIEVKDGIMNLKFTSEGHETKTYSKNLIESEYTTTAAIPEQTQKLFVPIGQDGVERKNGYTGEGLFFKLGTYNQTNGKSPDVNKNWCSGAETHGGDIQKQYEDGNYAEVWFKTAEISVSDQAVSNEGYFAKND